A section of the Cutibacterium granulosum genome encodes:
- the nifJ gene encoding pyruvate:ferredoxin (flavodoxin) oxidoreductase: MERTRMIADGNTAAASVAYRVNELCSIYPITPSSPMAETADEWSAAGRENIWGAVPTVIEMQSEGGAAGAIHGALQGGALSTTFTASQGLLLMIPNMYKIAGELTSTVFHVAARSLAAQGLSIFGDHQDVMACRQTGFAMLCSSTVQECHDMALIAQTATMKSRVPFMHFFEGFRTSHELNVLETLSDDDLRQFITDDMVHAHRERALSPAHPFIRGTAQNPDTHFQARETANSYYNAVPGIVSEIMDQFAELTGRQYHLVEYHGDPEATEVLVCMGSGARTIEHTIDYLNSRGHKVGLVEVHLFRPFPAAEIVKAIPSTARAVAVLDRTKEPGSNGEPLFLDVVAALSEGVSRGDRASMPLVCGGRYGISSKEFTPGMVAGIVDELEKEEPRPRFTVGINDDVTNLSLPYTDLDIEDPKTLRAVFFGMGSDGTVGANKNTIKILGSDADTYAQGYFVYDSRKSGSRTTSHLRFGPNPIEAPYLVTKAGFIGIHAWGILESIDVLTMAREGTTVLLNSPYGPDEVWSKLPRTFQQQVVDKKLDLWTIDALSVAREVGLRNRTNTILQTCFFAISGVLPKDEAIERIKDSIQKTYGKKSQKIVDMNHAAVDASLEHLFQVKVPESVDANHDLVEPVRDDSPEFVKTITARMITGEGDLLPVSSLPADGTYPAGTTRFEHRTLSDVIAEWDPQACIQCGNCAFVCPHGVIRAKYYQKSALEGAPETFESAQLNAAGLPESCYTLQVVPDQCTGCGLCVEACPAHPVGRPDRKAINLAEHLDKTDQRENVEFFNSLPVNDRSRVDFATVRGTQFLEPLFEFSGACAGCGETPYVKLITQLFGDRAEVANATGCSSIYGGNLPTTPWGKNADGRGPAWSNSLFEDNAEFGLGMRLASDVQAGLAKRHLQAMSDQLDPELVDDLLNAPQLTEHDLVDQERRVAKLVDQLQTMEQTPLVRNLLSVADHLLRRSVWIIGGDGWAYDIGSGGVDHVLASGRDVNVLVMDTEVYSNTGGQASKSTPLGAVAKFASGGKQTAKKDMAMQAIAYGSVYVARVAFGSDPQQALQAFREAEAYPGPSLIIAYSHCIAHGYDLKNGLDQQYKAVHSGHWPLMRYNPVLAEDGKNPFLLDSPRPDTTWRDYTKLELRYRMLAKAHPEEAERLLDLGQRQVEKKWQEYEQMATMGPESFAIDARLKNITSGSNRG; this comes from the coding sequence ATGGAACGTACCCGCATGATCGCAGACGGAAACACCGCCGCTGCTTCCGTCGCCTACCGCGTCAACGAGCTCTGCTCGATCTACCCCATCACCCCGTCCTCCCCGATGGCCGAGACCGCCGACGAGTGGTCGGCCGCCGGACGCGAGAACATCTGGGGAGCGGTGCCCACCGTCATCGAGATGCAGTCGGAGGGAGGCGCCGCCGGAGCCATCCACGGCGCCCTGCAGGGTGGTGCCCTGAGCACGACCTTCACGGCCTCCCAGGGCCTGCTGCTCATGATCCCCAACATGTACAAGATCGCCGGTGAGCTCACCAGCACCGTCTTCCACGTCGCAGCCCGCTCCCTGGCCGCCCAGGGCCTGTCGATCTTCGGTGACCACCAGGACGTCATGGCCTGCCGGCAGACCGGTTTCGCCATGCTGTGCTCCTCGACGGTGCAGGAGTGCCACGACATGGCACTCATCGCCCAGACCGCCACGATGAAGTCGCGCGTGCCGTTCATGCACTTCTTCGAGGGGTTCCGCACCTCCCACGAACTCAACGTGCTCGAGACGCTCTCCGACGACGACCTGCGTCAGTTCATCACCGACGACATGGTCCACGCCCACCGGGAGCGCGCCCTGTCACCGGCCCACCCGTTCATCCGTGGCACCGCCCAGAACCCCGACACCCACTTCCAGGCTCGTGAGACGGCCAACTCGTACTACAACGCCGTGCCCGGCATCGTCTCGGAGATCATGGACCAGTTCGCCGAGCTCACCGGACGTCAGTACCACCTGGTGGAGTACCACGGCGACCCGGAGGCCACCGAGGTCCTGGTGTGCATGGGCTCTGGTGCCCGCACGATCGAGCACACCATCGACTACCTCAACAGCCGCGGCCACAAGGTCGGTCTGGTCGAGGTACACCTGTTCCGCCCATTCCCGGCCGCCGAGATCGTCAAGGCCATCCCGTCGACCGCTCGCGCCGTCGCCGTGCTGGACCGCACCAAGGAGCCCGGTTCCAACGGTGAGCCGCTCTTCCTCGACGTCGTCGCCGCCCTCTCCGAAGGTGTGAGTCGAGGTGACCGCGCCTCGATGCCACTGGTCTGCGGTGGACGCTATGGCATCTCGTCGAAGGAGTTCACCCCGGGCATGGTGGCCGGCATCGTCGACGAGCTGGAGAAGGAGGAGCCGCGTCCGCGCTTCACCGTCGGCATCAACGACGACGTCACCAACCTCTCCCTGCCCTACACCGATCTGGACATCGAGGATCCCAAGACCCTGCGTGCAGTGTTCTTCGGCATGGGTTCCGACGGCACCGTCGGTGCCAACAAGAACACCATCAAGATCCTTGGCTCCGACGCCGACACCTACGCCCAGGGCTACTTCGTCTACGACTCGCGCAAGTCGGGGTCGCGCACGACCTCGCACCTACGTTTCGGGCCCAACCCGATCGAGGCTCCGTACCTGGTGACCAAGGCCGGGTTCATCGGCATCCACGCTTGGGGGATCCTCGAGTCCATCGACGTGCTGACGATGGCGCGCGAGGGCACCACCGTGCTGCTCAACTCGCCGTACGGTCCGGACGAGGTGTGGAGCAAACTGCCACGCACCTTCCAGCAGCAGGTCGTCGACAAGAAGCTCGACCTGTGGACCATCGACGCCCTGTCGGTGGCACGTGAGGTGGGCCTGCGCAACCGCACGAACACCATCCTGCAGACGTGTTTCTTCGCGATCTCGGGAGTGCTGCCCAAGGACGAGGCCATCGAGCGGATCAAGGACTCGATCCAGAAGACCTACGGCAAGAAGTCCCAGAAGATCGTCGACATGAACCACGCGGCCGTCGACGCCTCCCTGGAGCACCTGTTCCAGGTGAAGGTCCCCGAGTCGGTCGACGCCAACCACGACCTCGTCGAACCGGTGCGCGACGACTCGCCGGAATTCGTCAAGACGATCACCGCGAGGATGATCACCGGCGAGGGAGACCTGCTACCGGTCTCCAGCCTGCCCGCCGACGGCACCTACCCGGCCGGTACGACCCGTTTCGAGCACCGCACCCTCTCCGACGTCATCGCCGAGTGGGACCCGCAGGCCTGCATCCAGTGCGGAAACTGTGCCTTCGTGTGCCCGCACGGCGTCATTCGCGCCAAGTACTACCAGAAGTCGGCCCTGGAGGGCGCCCCGGAGACCTTCGAGTCCGCCCAGCTCAACGCCGCCGGTCTGCCCGAGTCATGCTACACCCTGCAGGTGGTGCCCGACCAGTGCACCGGCTGTGGTCTGTGCGTCGAGGCATGCCCGGCCCATCCGGTCGGACGCCCGGATCGCAAGGCCATCAACCTGGCCGAGCACTTGGACAAGACCGATCAGCGCGAGAACGTCGAGTTCTTCAACTCCCTGCCGGTCAACGACCGGTCCCGGGTGGACTTCGCCACCGTGCGTGGCACCCAGTTCCTCGAGCCGCTGTTCGAGTTCTCCGGTGCCTGTGCCGGCTGCGGTGAGACGCCCTACGTCAAACTCATCACCCAGCTCTTCGGTGACCGTGCCGAGGTGGCCAATGCCACCGGTTGTTCGTCGATCTACGGTGGCAACCTGCCGACCACCCCCTGGGGCAAGAACGCCGACGGACGTGGACCGGCCTGGTCGAACTCGCTGTTCGAGGACAATGCCGAGTTCGGTCTGGGCATGCGGCTGGCCTCCGACGTACAGGCCGGGCTGGCCAAGCGTCACCTGCAGGCCATGTCCGACCAACTCGACCCCGAGCTCGTCGACGACCTGCTCAACGCCCCGCAGCTCACCGAGCACGACCTGGTGGACCAGGAACGTCGCGTCGCCAAGCTCGTCGACCAGCTGCAGACGATGGAGCAGACCCCGCTGGTACGCAACCTGCTGAGTGTCGCCGATCACCTGCTGCGTCGCTCGGTGTGGATCATCGGCGGTGACGGCTGGGCCTACGACATCGGTTCGGGCGGCGTGGACCACGTGCTCGCCTCCGGCCGTGACGTCAACGTCCTGGTGATGGACACCGAGGTGTACTCCAACACTGGTGGTCAGGCCTCCAAGTCGACACCGCTGGGTGCCGTCGCCAAGTTCGCCTCCGGCGGCAAGCAGACCGCCAAGAAGGACATGGCCATGCAGGCCATCGCCTACGGCTCGGTCTATGTTGCCCGGGTGGCCTTCGGCTCGGACCCGCAGCAGGCCCTGCAGGCCTTCCGTGAGGCCGAGGCCTACCCCGGCCCATCGCTCATCATCGCCTACAGCCACTGCATCGCCCACGGCTACGACCTCAAGAACGGCCTGGACCAGCAGTACAAGGCGGTGCACTCGGGGCACTGGCCGCTCATGCGCTACAACCCGGTGCTGGCCGAGGATGGCAAGAACCCGTTCCTGCTCGACTCGCCCCGTCCGGATACCACGTGGCGCGACTACACCAAGCTGGAGCTGCGTTACCGGATGCTCGCCAAGGCCCACCCCGAGGAGGCCGAGCGGCTTCTGGACCTGGGTCAGCGTCAGGTCGAGAAGAAATGGCAGGAGTACGAGCAGATGGCAACGATGGGCCCGGAGTCCTTCGCCATCGACGCCCGACTCAAGAACATCACCTCCGGCTCCAACCGGGGCTGA
- a CDS encoding NAD(P)-binding protein, with translation MSTDTPVAPEEEGYFVKERQDIAERPDLSNTTGRVSPVRSRRPVYLDMMPPCNGGCPAGENIQEWLRLIKAHEEEKAWRQLTTDNPFPAIEGRVCYHPCEVECNRADLDGAVSIHSVERYLGDMAIEKGWHFERPVERSGHRVLIIGAGPAGLSAAYHLSMMGHDVEIYDAGDKYGGMMRYGIPEYRLPRDILEAEVERLVNDLGVKIVLNHPVQDLDEERAKGRFDAVFVAIGAHLSKRVDIPTVDAGRMVDAVSFLHDVSTGSKPVVGRRVAVYGGGNTAMDAARVAKRLGAEESIIVYRRTADQMPANAEEREEAEREGVQMNWLRTITEVGDDLTVEVMELDENGKPHGTGRYEKLEADTLILAVGQEADTSFLHKMPGMRFRHDVVDVNPHTLMTDIPGIFAGGDTVPSERTVTIGVGHGKRAARQIDLWLNRETAYPSPRNTTVGFTDLNLWYFGDHGRRHQPELDPTQRIGFAEVIGGLGDQQAHFEAERCLSCGNCFECDGCLGACPEDAIIKLGEGHRYQFDYDKCTGCGACAEQCPVHAIQMIPEDTPIESIQGAGNPTAGWAVRPTPNPVRSAQAKFKLVEKN, from the coding sequence ATGAGCACGGACACCCCGGTCGCCCCCGAGGAAGAGGGCTACTTCGTCAAGGAACGGCAGGACATTGCCGAGCGCCCAGACCTGTCGAACACCACAGGGCGCGTGTCGCCGGTACGGTCGCGCCGTCCCGTGTACCTGGACATGATGCCACCGTGCAACGGTGGGTGCCCCGCTGGTGAGAACATCCAGGAATGGCTGCGCCTCATCAAGGCCCACGAGGAGGAGAAGGCGTGGCGTCAGCTCACCACCGACAACCCCTTCCCCGCCATCGAGGGGCGTGTCTGCTACCACCCCTGTGAGGTCGAGTGCAACCGTGCCGACCTCGACGGTGCCGTCTCCATCCACTCCGTCGAGCGTTACCTGGGCGACATGGCCATCGAGAAGGGATGGCACTTCGAACGCCCCGTGGAGCGTTCCGGGCACCGCGTCCTCATCATCGGAGCCGGCCCAGCCGGACTGTCCGCCGCCTACCACCTGTCGATGATGGGCCACGACGTCGAGATCTATGACGCCGGCGACAAGTACGGCGGCATGATGCGCTACGGCATCCCCGAGTACCGGCTGCCGCGCGACATCCTCGAGGCCGAGGTGGAGCGTCTCGTCAACGACCTCGGCGTGAAGATCGTCCTCAACCATCCCGTCCAGGACCTCGACGAGGAGCGCGCCAAGGGCCGTTTCGACGCCGTCTTCGTGGCCATCGGTGCCCACCTGTCCAAGCGCGTCGACATCCCCACCGTCGACGCAGGACGCATGGTCGATGCCGTGAGCTTCCTGCACGACGTCTCCACCGGCAGCAAACCCGTCGTCGGACGCCGAGTGGCCGTCTACGGTGGCGGCAACACCGCCATGGACGCTGCCCGCGTCGCCAAGCGTCTGGGGGCCGAGGAGTCCATCATCGTCTACCGTCGCACCGCCGACCAGATGCCCGCCAATGCCGAGGAACGCGAGGAGGCCGAGCGTGAGGGGGTGCAGATGAACTGGCTGCGCACCATCACCGAGGTGGGCGACGACCTCACCGTCGAGGTCATGGAGCTCGACGAGAACGGCAAGCCGCACGGCACCGGCCGCTACGAGAAGCTCGAGGCCGACACCCTCATCCTCGCCGTGGGTCAGGAGGCCGACACGAGCTTCCTGCACAAGATGCCCGGCATGCGCTTCCGCCATGACGTCGTCGACGTCAACCCGCACACCCTCATGACCGACATCCCCGGCATCTTCGCCGGTGGTGACACCGTGCCCTCCGAACGCACCGTGACGATCGGCGTGGGACACGGCAAGCGCGCCGCCCGCCAGATCGACCTGTGGCTCAACCGTGAGACCGCCTACCCCTCCCCGCGCAACACGACGGTCGGGTTCACCGACCTCAACCTGTGGTACTTCGGCGACCACGGACGCCGTCACCAGCCCGAGCTCGATCCCACCCAGCGCATCGGGTTCGCCGAGGTCATCGGCGGTCTGGGCGACCAGCAGGCCCACTTCGAGGCCGAACGCTGCCTGAGCTGCGGCAACTGCTTCGAGTGTGACGGCTGCCTGGGAGCCTGCCCGGAGGACGCCATCATCAAGCTGGGCGAGGGACACCGCTACCAGTTCGACTACGACAAGTGCACCGGTTGCGGAGCCTGCGCCGAGCAGTGCCCCGTCCACGCCATTCAGATGATCCCGGAGGACACCCCCATCGAGTCCATCCAGGGAGCCGGCAACCCCACGGCCGGATGGGCCGTACGCCCCACGCCGAACCCCGTGCGTTCGGCACAAGCCAAGTTCAAGCTCGTCGAGAAGAACTGA
- a CDS encoding MFS transporter, whose product MSSGVITPATIPQQRRFIRKVTLATAWGEGLDGYDLGIISVVIASIAKDLHMGAGVTGLIGASSLIGIFIGAPLFGYLTDRYGRHKMFLLDLVIFLIAGVAQALVSDGWVLFSLRLVLGIAVGAEYSIGAPMLAEFIPAHDRGRRLSLLEVFWYVGFLLAVIVGYAFADAGIHWRWTLATSAVPAAITLVARLGIPESPRWLARQGRTDEAQEIVERCLGNGYYDAEAMDAEEPRSGGMGRLFAPGVRSRTLFVCTFWTCLVAPYFAIFTFAPQVLGALHLDDPKAATIATNSIALLGVTVGMVVIERIGRRAMLIPPFWVQTVALLVIGLWSGAPTWIVVVCFAAYAFFNSVSGNLTAVYPAEIFPTDVRTSGVGLAAAASRVGAAIGTWLLPLGITHLGIQACMLIGAAMCAGGALMSHSMAPETTGKALTRTSG is encoded by the coding sequence ATGTCCAGCGGAGTCATCACACCTGCCACGATCCCCCAGCAGAGACGGTTCATCCGCAAGGTCACCCTTGCCACCGCGTGGGGAGAGGGTCTTGATGGCTACGACCTGGGAATCATCAGCGTCGTCATCGCCTCCATCGCCAAGGACCTGCACATGGGGGCTGGCGTGACGGGTCTCATCGGTGCGTCCTCACTCATCGGCATCTTCATCGGGGCACCCCTGTTCGGTTACCTCACCGATCGCTATGGCCGGCACAAGATGTTCCTGCTCGACCTGGTGATCTTCCTCATCGCCGGTGTGGCCCAGGCCCTGGTCTCCGACGGATGGGTCCTGTTCTCCCTCCGCTTGGTCCTTGGCATTGCCGTGGGTGCGGAGTACTCGATCGGTGCTCCCATGCTTGCCGAGTTCATCCCCGCCCATGACCGGGGCAGACGTCTTTCGCTGCTGGAGGTCTTCTGGTACGTCGGGTTCCTGCTTGCCGTGATCGTCGGGTACGCATTCGCCGACGCAGGAATCCACTGGCGGTGGACCCTGGCCACGAGCGCCGTGCCGGCCGCCATCACCCTCGTCGCCCGCCTCGGCATCCCCGAGTCTCCTCGCTGGCTGGCACGCCAGGGACGCACCGACGAGGCTCAAGAGATCGTTGAACGTTGTCTCGGGAACGGTTACTACGACGCTGAGGCCATGGATGCCGAGGAGCCCCGATCAGGTGGGATGGGGAGGCTCTTCGCCCCGGGGGTGCGAAGCCGCACCCTTTTCGTCTGCACCTTCTGGACCTGTCTGGTGGCACCCTACTTCGCCATCTTCACGTTCGCTCCCCAGGTTCTCGGGGCACTGCATCTCGATGACCCGAAGGCAGCCACCATTGCCACCAACAGCATCGCGCTGCTGGGGGTCACCGTCGGCATGGTGGTGATCGAGAGGATCGGACGCCGTGCCATGCTCATCCCGCCTTTCTGGGTCCAGACCGTGGCACTGCTGGTCATCGGACTCTGGAGCGGGGCCCCGACGTGGATCGTGGTGGTCTGCTTCGCGGCGTATGCCTTCTTCAACTCCGTGTCCGGCAATCTCACGGCGGTCTATCCAGCCGAGATCTTCCCCACCGACGTCCGCACCAGTGGCGTCGGCCTCGCCGCCGCTGCCAGCCGGGTGGGTGCCGCCATCGGCACCTGGCTGCTGCCACTGGGAATCACCCACCTCGGTATCCAGGCGTGCATGCTCATCGGCGCAGCCATGTGCGCCGGTGGCGCGCTGATGTCGCACTCCATGGCCCCCGAGACCACCGGGAAGGCCCTGACCCGAACCAGCGGTTGA